In Bacteroidales bacterium, a single window of DNA contains:
- a CDS encoding PLP-dependent aminotransferase family protein, which yields MINNLQDRFSNTIKNSKRSVIRELLKLTQRKELISFAGGLPSPESFPVDELKDIVAEVLNTDGTMALQYGETEGDIRLRKALIERYKNDDVHLELGNLIITTASQQGLDLLAKIFINPGDKVICGLPSYLGGLSAFRSYGAQLVGVPLDENGLRSDLLDKTLAELKAKNEIPKFIYIIPDFQNPAGITMPEWRRREILEIAYKYDVLIAEDSPYREIRFEGKPQPMFYQLDKKGYVITLGTFSKTFAPGFRIGWVMANEEIIDKFVVAKQATDLCTSAFVQKIAATYIEKGYFDKNIKRTVAMYKEKRDAMLMALEKYMPAGVHWTKPEGGLFLFLTLPEWMDSEKLFMRAIEKNVAFVMGNAFYCDGSGRNTIRLNFSFMSVENNIEGIRRLADAVKEEIAVKA from the coding sequence ATGATAAATAATCTTCAAGACAGATTTTCGAATACTATTAAAAATAGTAAACGTTCGGTAATTCGTGAGTTATTAAAACTTACTCAACGTAAGGAACTTATTTCATTTGCGGGTGGTTTACCATCACCAGAATCGTTTCCTGTTGACGAACTTAAAGACATTGTTGCCGAAGTACTTAATACCGATGGAACCATGGCGTTACAATATGGCGAAACCGAAGGCGATATCCGATTGAGAAAAGCGCTTATTGAACGTTATAAAAATGATGATGTTCATCTTGAATTAGGCAATTTAATTATTACAACGGCTTCGCAACAAGGATTAGATTTGTTAGCAAAAATATTTATCAATCCTGGCGATAAGGTTATCTGCGGCTTACCTTCGTATTTGGGTGGCTTAAGTGCATTTAGAAGTTATGGAGCACAATTAGTGGGTGTTCCTTTAGATGAGAATGGGCTTCGCTCAGATTTGTTAGATAAAACACTCGCTGAACTAAAAGCCAAAAACGAAATTCCTAAATTTATTTATATTATTCCCGATTTTCAGAATCCTGCTGGCATAACGATGCCCGAATGGAGACGTAGAGAAATACTAGAAATAGCTTATAAATACGATGTTTTAATAGCCGAAGATAGCCCCTATAGAGAAATTCGTTTTGAAGGTAAGCCACAACCTATGTTTTATCAGCTCGATAAAAAAGGTTATGTTATTACTTTAGGCACATTCAGTAAAACTTTTGCTCCTGGCTTTAGAATTGGTTGGGTTATGGCAAACGAAGAAATAATTGATAAGTTTGTTGTGGCTAAGCAAGCAACCGATTTGTGTACGAGTGCCTTTGTGCAGAAAATAGCTGCTACCTATATTGAGAAAGGCTATTTCGATAAAAATATAAAACGTACGGTAGCCATGTATAAAGAAAAAAGAGATGCGATGCTCATGGCTTTAGAAAAATATATGCCAGCTGGTGTACACTGGACTAAGCCAGAAGGTGGTTTGTTTTTATTTTTAACTCTACCTGAATGGATGGATAGCGAAAAATTGTTTATGCGTGCTATCGAAAAGAATGTTGCGTTTGTTATGGGCAATGCTTTTTATTGCGATGGTAGTGGTAGAAATACCATCCGTTTGAATTTTTCGTTTATGAGTGTAGAAAATAATATTGAAGGAATTCGTCGTTTGGCAGATGCCGTAAAAGAAGAAATAGCCG